The Argonema galeatum A003/A1 genomic interval TGGAAAGTTCATCCCAGGAATAGTCTTCTACAAATCTTGCCCAGGCTAAAATTTGAAATGTCACATCGGGACGGCCTCTAATTGATTCAGCTTGCAAAAGATTTTCTGGGTCGTCTTGGAGAAATCGCCGCACCAAAATGGCGTCGTCAAGGGTATCTTCCTGTGATGCAAACCTCTCTAAATCGTCGAGGGATGGAAGGGAGATTATCCTGTTGTTGTTATAGTCGTTGACAACAGCAATAAATTGATATCGCAGCAATGAATTCACCCACGCCATGACGGGATATTGTGGTTTGTATTTGTCTATATTTTGGCAAATTTCTAGCATGGTTCGCTGGCGGGCTTCGTTATAAAGGTCTTCGTAAACATTAGGTAGCCATAAGCCGCTTTGGGGATGACCAAGCTGCTTTGATTGCCAAATTTCATTTATCAGTTTATTTAATTTTTGCAGCCGTTGACTGCTCTGGGGCGGGTGCTGTTGAGCTTCTATTGCTAGTTTCTGAAGTTGCCGATCGAAATCATCGCCTGGTGGGGCAACCATCTCACTCTCCTTGTTTGTTTGGGATTTTCTGTAGGACACTTCCGATAAGGCTTTGGGTGAACCTCTACTTGTTCTTATGGTTTAGCGCCAAGTTTTTACGCATTTAGACCTGATTTGTTATAAAACTTTACTTTTACGTGGCTCTGAAAAAAAAGTTTCGAGATTTGCGTAAAAAGTTTGGCGTTTTCCATAGAAGAGGTTAGCAGGGGTTGACACAAGTATCTTTGCTGTCAATTAACCCAAGGTTAAGGGGCGCGTGCGATCGCACTTGCGAACATCCTTACTGTCAAAACACATTTTTGGAAGAGTAAGTTATATGGCTACAGTGAAAAAGTTTTCAATAACTACGGCTTTTGCAGCATCTATCGCTTTGGCAAGCGTTAGTACAGCTCAAGCAGCGACTCTCGGAGGGCAACTTTTCTCGACCGGGGGGGATGTATCGGTACGGATTCTCGGTGGTGATGCGAAAGCTACCAGCTATTTGAGCCTTTATTCTCCGTGGTATCAAGGTATTGGCAGCAACCGCGAACCTGGCAAAGTGGTCAACGTAGGAAGCTTCGGAGCTGGGCAAGAACTGATCTTCGGGATAAACGTCAATGGTGGAAATACCTACCTGATGGGTCCAAGTTCGCGTAACCCTGACAATACACCCCATGCCGTTGTTGACTTTCTAGCGCCTGGAGTAGCAAAGGTTGGGTTTGATGATGGATGGGGAGGGGGGGATTGGGACTTCAACGATGTTATGTTCCAGTTTTCTGGAGCGATAGCACCTACCCAACCTGCTGTCCCTCCGACCCTTACTGGTGTTTTCCTCAACGGCAACAATTCCGATCTCACCATCTATGAAGGTCAATCGGTATCGGCGGCGCTGCAAGCTACCGACCCCAACCCACAGCCTATCACCTTCTTAGTTGGCGGCAATCCTGTTGGCACAGATTCTCGTACTTCAGGCACTCGCGAAGTAGGTGCAAATTTAGGTTTCTTTGCTGATGAAGGGAATTTCACCTATGGAGTACAAGCGCAGGACAGCAGTGGTTTGTACAGCAATACTATTACTCGGACTTTGAACGTCCTGAACGTTGACCCGATCCTCACCAGCTTGACTCAAGATATAGCGGAAATCCGTACTGAAACACTGTTCGATTTTGCTGCCACCGCAACAGATCCCGGAATTAATGATGTTTTGACTTATGATTGGGACTTCGATAGCAATGGTTTATTTGACGATTTTACCGGACTTAGCGGTAAATGGTCGTTCGCTGATCCCGGTCTTCATAATGTGAATTTGCGTGTTTCAGATGGTGATGGCGGTTTCGCTTACGGTTCTTTCAAGGTTAAAGCTGTCCCCGAACCTTCTTCTGTATTAGGTTTATTGGCATTTGGCGCTTTCGGTGTTAGTTCGCTGTTGAAGCGCAAACAGCAACAGAAGGTTTTGAATTCAGTTGCAACTGATTGATGAAAGAGGAGTGCAAATCGCTCTAAGCAAGCCTTCACACCCACAACATTCCCTACCCCAAATGTCATCAAAAATTCAGAGGTAACTAAACTATATATGTCTTCTGAAAACCTTCTTCAACAAATCAAAAAGTCCCACTCCGTTTTACAAGCGAGTCTCGATCGAGGCTGGCAAGAATTTCAAGAAACAGAAACCTTTGCCATCACCAACCAGCTATCCGAACAGATAAATTGGTGGCGTAGCAGCCAATATCAAGGTATTATTCCTCACCCTGCTCATTGGTATGCAGGTCAATTATCCGGCAAATATTTCCTCATTGAAATTGGCAAATTAGGAGTTTATTTTGATACCGTCTTCCCAGGAAATTATTCCAGATCGGAAGAATTTGTGCAAGAAGATGGCTTGGATGTGAGGAGATTTCAACTCAAAGCATTTCATCAAATAGAACCGGTCTGTATTTTTCAGTTAGACTACATCCACACCCACGAAAAGTTTTACTTCATCTATCCGCCACAATTAACGATTTTTGAATTCCAGGCGATTGATGAGATATGAAAAGTTTCAGCTTCTCATCAACTCCATTGAGTAAAGTAACCTAGAAATTCGGTTTCGCAGGAGTTACCAGGTTTCATAAAGGCGCAAATTTTTCGAGCTTTGATAGATCGCGCATAAATAAAAAAGTGCGATCGCTCTCATACTTGGATTTTCTCGGAGGTTAGGTTAATTATGTTTCTCATTTGTGAAGTTGTCGAACAAGCTCTTTCCACTGGTTATCTAACTGTAGAAGCAGAACAGCAACTCCGACAGCTGTTAAAAACCAAATATAGTTGGCAAGACTTGAACGCTTTTATGACATTGCAGGAGGCCACAATGAACGGTTTAGTCAAGCAAGAATCGCGTCAACATAAAAATTTTGAATTCAGTTGCAACTGATTGATGAGAAAGAAGTGCGATTATCTACGGTACGCTTTGCGATATGCCTATGGCATGAATAGCGATCGAGCATGAATGAGAAAGTGCGATCGCCTACCTGGAATTAATCGAAATGCGATCGCCTACCTGGAATTAATCGAAATGCGATCGCATTTCTTTCCTAAGAATTTAGTTATCATTATTCAAGATCAGGTAGAATTAAAGGAGGTAATAACTCCGACTATTCAGGAGGAGGCAAATATGCAAGTTCAAAGCAACAATCCAATGGGAAAAGTTTTCGCAACTCTGACACTCATTAATCGCGCTGACGAAATTTTGGCAGAAGCGGGGGTGATATCACAAGAACAAATCCGGTCTATTACGCTCAAAAATGTGTTGGTAGATACAGGAGCAACTACCTTGTGTTTACCACCGGAAGTAATCGCGCAACTGGGACTTAAACTCCTTAAAGAAGTAGACGTAGCAACGGCAATGGGAATTGGTAAAGCTCGAATTTTCCGAGATGCTACCATATCTATGTTCGATCGTGAAGGAACGTTCGAGTGTTTGGAGTTACCGGGAGGTGGAGATGCTCTTTTGGGAGTGATTCCTTTGGAAGCTTTGGGGTTAGAAATCGATCTGCAAAATCAAACTTTGAAGCCGTTACCCATTAGTCCAACTGAAACTTATTTGACGATTTTGTAGGGATGGGAATTGGCTGAGATTGTACTTAAAAGTCAAAGTGCGATCGGGTTTGGGGGATTAATCGAAATGCGATCGCGTTTGGGGATTAATCGAAATGCGATCCCTCCGCCAAAAACCAATATTTAATTAACTCAAACTTTGGAGCGATCGTTTTTCACTAATTGTCAGCTAACACAGATGGCGGCCCAACAATTGTAATTCCATCAGGTTGAAATATCCGCCAATCATCAGTATCATAAGTGTAAACCTCGTTAACGCCTGCAACTAAAGCAGTAGCAGCGTGTCTTGCATCATGAATACGACGAGCAGTTAGCCTTCGATTTGACGCAATTTCTAACATTTTTAGCGTCGCCTGCAAATTAGTTGGTAAAACAACAATTGCCGATGGCGGCTCTACCAAAAGACGAGCCGCTTGACTAGCAAGCTCCGGTGTTTGGGGAGGTTGAGCGCCTATCCAAGTCAGTGCAGCATATACTTCACTCAACACACCAGC includes:
- a CDS encoding PKD domain-containing protein, with amino-acid sequence MATVKKFSITTAFAASIALASVSTAQAATLGGQLFSTGGDVSVRILGGDAKATSYLSLYSPWYQGIGSNREPGKVVNVGSFGAGQELIFGINVNGGNTYLMGPSSRNPDNTPHAVVDFLAPGVAKVGFDDGWGGGDWDFNDVMFQFSGAIAPTQPAVPPTLTGVFLNGNNSDLTIYEGQSVSAALQATDPNPQPITFLVGGNPVGTDSRTSGTREVGANLGFFADEGNFTYGVQAQDSSGLYSNTITRTLNVLNVDPILTSLTQDIAEIRTETLFDFAATATDPGINDVLTYDWDFDSNGLFDDFTGLSGKWSFADPGLHNVNLRVSDGDGGFAYGSFKVKAVPEPSSVLGLLAFGAFGVSSLLKRKQQQKVLNSVATD
- a CDS encoding retroviral-like aspartic protease family protein is translated as MQVQSNNPMGKVFATLTLINRADEILAEAGVISQEQIRSITLKNVLVDTGATTLCLPPEVIAQLGLKLLKEVDVATAMGIGKARIFRDATISMFDREGTFECLELPGGGDALLGVIPLEALGLEIDLQNQTLKPLPISPTETYLTIL
- a CDS encoding type II toxin-antitoxin system VapC family toxin, whose product is MTLVFLDAGILIGALLSGDPRHAEARPIVEAARRGELAACTSAGVLSEVYAALTWIGAQPPQTPELASQAARLLVEPPSAIVVLPTNLQATLKMLEIASNRRLTARRIHDARHAATALVAGVNEVYTYDTDDWRIFQPDGITIVGPPSVLADN